DNA from Homo sapiens chromosome 1, GRCh38.p14 Primary Assembly:
ACTTCGAGGTCCCGCTTCCCACCTAGGGAGAGAGGAGACCCAGGAGATTCGAGCGGCCAGGAGGTGAGAGGCCTGGGTGGAAGAGGTGGGCCTTGGGCAAGGTGGGGGCTTAGCATGAAGGAAAGGGGAGCACGGGTGGCTTCAGAGGGCTTGTCTTTGGTGCCAGGAAGTAAACTGGGGAAACAGGGTCAGAGGTGGTCAGAGCTGTGCCCCCACATCTGAAACACCTTCTCAGGTCCCGGCTTCGAGACCCCATCAAGCCAGGAATGTTCGGTTATGGGAGAGTGCCCTTTGCATTGCCACTGCACCGGAACCGCAGGCACCCTCGGAGCCCACCCAGATCTGAGCTGTCCCTGATCTCTTCTAGAGGGGAAGAGGCTATTCCGTCCCCTACTCCAAGAGCAGAGCCATTCTCCGCAAACGGCAGCCCCCAAACTGAGCTCCCTCCCACAGAACTGTCTGTCCACACCCCATCCCCCCAAGCAGAACCTCTAAGCCCTGAAACTGCTCAGACAGAGGTGGCCCCCAGAACCAGGCCTGCCCCCCTACGGCATCACCCCAGAGCCCAGGCCTCTGGCACAGAGCCCCCCTCACCCACGCACTCCTTAGGAGAAGGTGGCTTCTTCCGTGCATCCCCTCAGCCACGAAGGCCAAGTTCCCAGGGTTGGGCCAGTCCCCAGGTAGCAGGGAGACGCCCTGATCCTTTTCCTTCGGTCCCTCGGGGCCGAGGCCAGCAGGGCCAAGGGCCTTGGGGAACGGGGGGGACTCCTCACGGGCCCCGCCTGGAGCCTGACCCTCAGCACCCGGGCGCCTGGCTGCCCCTGCTGAGCAACGGCCCCCATGCCAGCTCCCTCTGGAGCCTCTTTGCTCCCAGTAGCCCTATTCCAAGATGTTCTGGGGAGAGTGAACAGCTAAGAGCCTGCAGCCAAGCGGTGAGTCTCCTCGGGCCTCCCCTCCCAACCCCGACCTCCAGTGTGGCTTCCCTGCCCTGAAGCTGGGTCTTCAGCTTCCGCTTGGCACCTGAGGGAGAAGGGCCTTGGCATCTGACCACCTCAGGGCAGGGGTCTTGGAGCTCTTCCGCTGACCTGAGCCTCCCACCTGCTCCCCAGGTTCAGCCCTGCCCCTACCCTCATTTTGCTCCCCAGCTCTGACTCCTTTGTACCCCTCACCGCAGCCCTGCCCCCCTGAGCAGCCAGACCCCCGGGCCCTGCAGTGCGCAGCCTTTAACTCCCAGGAATTCATGGGCCAGCTGTATCAGTGGGAGCCCTTCACTGAAGGTGAGGTTTCTTGCTCACCCCTGGGCAGTGGTGGCTTGGAATTGGGGATGAAGGGGAGAGGAGATACCTGCTTACTCCCAGCCCTGAATGACTTCCAGCCCCTCTGCTTCCCCTGCGCCatgccttctttcttctccctgggGCTGGGTCAGGAGACAGCACAGGTGGTGAGTGGTCTGCAGAAGGGtcggggtgggaggaggaggtgtgGGAGACACGCTTTGTCCGGACTCCCCTGGGAAGGCCATCACTGGGGGTCAGGTGGCTGTGACACAAGAGGGCCATGGTGGGAGAGATCCTGTCCAGCCGTGACAGCCAGGTGGGGGTGTGCCACGCATCCTGGGCACTGTCGTATCGGTTGCTCCCAGGTTACCATCCGCTTCATTTTAGGCCTGTGTTAACTTGACACCGGGATAAGCACTCAAGAGCTCTGAACACACAGAATCATGGGCATCAGGGATTGCTCCTCTCTCAGTTCAGAGTCCCCTTGATGGTCTCGGTGACCTCAACTGACCtgaccacctttttttttttttttctgagacagagtctcactctgtcacccaggctggagtacagtggcacgatctcagctcactgcaacctctgcttcctgggttcaagcaattctcctgcctcagcctcccgagtagctgggactacaggcatgtgccaccacgcctggctaatttttgtatttgtagtggagatggggtttcaccacgttggccaggctggtcttgaactcctgaccgaatgatgcacccacctcggcctcccagagtgctgggattacaggcatgagccactgcgcccggccctgaccACCTCAGCTTGTGCTGTTGTCACATTTCCTTCATCCACAGTGACCTGGGCAACCTCAAGGTGCCCCCTCTGGGGCCTCTCTCAGCTAACCTCCCACCAGGGAGCCCACTAACCACCCTTCTACCCTGTCCCTTAGTCCAGGGCTCCCAGCGCTGTGAACTGAACTGCCGGCCCCGTGGCTTCCGCTTCTATGTCCGTCACACTGAAAAGGTCCAGGATGGGACCCTGTGTCAGCCTGGAGCCCCTGACATCTGTGTGGCTGGACGCTGTCTGGTGAGGgaagacagtgtgtgtgtgcacacacacatgcatatgcacacagacacatgcccccatatgcatacacatgtacacacatatgtatgaacacatgcacacatgcaagcacatacacacacgcatatgcgcacagacacatgcacacacgcacacacacacacgcacacacacgcatatgcacacacatgcacatgcatatgcagacacatgcatgcacatgtgcacacgtgcatgaacacatgcacacacacgtatgcagacacatgcacacacatgtagacacacatgcatgaacacatgcacacatgcacacacacgtatttGCACAGTctcaattcaacaacaaaacaCCATACTGAGATCACTGAGGGAGAATTCTCACCTGCCAAGCTGCGCTGAGCAGAGCCTGAAGGATCTGATCGGGCACCTGTCCATGTCCCTGGGTCTGGCTGGGGATGGTGGGGCTGTTTTTGTGCTCTCACTTGTGGCACAAAAAGCAGGGTAGTGAGCTGAGGCTCCCGAGGGGACCGGGGTGGGGTTGAGGTGGTGTCTGGCGTTCTGTGGCCACTGCCTCACCTCACTCTCTCCAGAGCCCCGGCTGTGATGGGATCCTTGGCTCTGGCAGGCGTCCTGATGGCTGTGGAGTCTGTGGGGGTGATGATTCTACCTGTCGCCTTGTTTCGGGGAACCTCACTGACCGAGGGGGCCCCCTGGGCTATCAGAAGATCTTGTGGATTCCAGCGGGAGCCTTGCGGCTCCAGATTGCCCAGCTCCGGCCTAGCTCCAACTACCTGGGTGAGCACCcagctgcctccccttccacttcCGTCTCTGTTCGGCCCTCCATACCCCTACTCAGAGCAGTGAGCAAGCCAAACAGGGGGAAGTCCAGGGCCTAGCCCCTCCCCTCGTGGAAGGAGTGAGGAAGCTGAGAGGGCTTGGGGGGATCTTAGGTTCTGGTGGGAGCTTCTATAGGCTAAGGACACGGTGTGGGAGGAGGAAGGTATTATCACCCTGGAATTTCCCGATCTCTCACCTCTGACCCGCAGCACTTCGTGGCCCTGGGGGCCGGTCCATCATCAATGGGAACTGGGCTGTGGATCCCCCTGGGTCCTACAGGGCCGGCGGGACCGTCTTTCGATATAACCGTCCTCCCAGGGAGGAGGGCAAAGGGGAGAGTCTGTCGGCTGAAGGCCCCACCACCCAGCCTGTGGATGTCTATGTGAGCCTGGGGCCAGGGGCAGCTGAATGCTGGGGAGGGAGGCTGTTCCCTCTGGGCAGAGCTGTGGTTGTCAAGATGGGAGAGAGAGCTGGTGGCATCCTCTTCTGGCCACCCCCACATATTCATTATCTTCTCTTCTCCCCAGATGATCTTTCAGGAGGAAAACCCAGGCGTTTTTTATCAGTATGTCATCTCTTCACCTCCTCCAATCCTTGAGAACCCCACCCCAGAGCCCCCTGTCCCCCAGCTTCAGCCGGGTAAGACTCTGACCCCTGCActtggaaggaggagggagaggctgcagggCTGGCTCGGGGCAGTGGGGTGGCATCTGATTCGCCTGCTCCCCTGCACAGAGATTCTGAGGGTGGAGCCCCCACTTGCTCCGGCACCCCGCCCAGCCCGGACCCCAGGCACCCTCCAGCGTCAGGTGCGGATCCCCCAGATGCCCGCCCCGCCCCATCCCAGGACACCCCTGGggtctccagctgcgtactggaaACGAGTGGGACACTCTGCATGCTCAGCGTCCTGCGGGAAAGGTGAGACATCACAGTGCGTTCCCCGCATCTCGGTCCAAACCCCCCAACTGACACTCCCGCATCCTGGATTGTGGGGCCACGCCCGACCCTGCGTCTGGGACACCACTGAGCTTGGGCTCtagcctcctgcctccctggctgCCTTCTCACCCACTCAGGTGTCTGGCGCCCCATTTTCCTCTGCATCTCCCGTGAGTCGGGAGAGGAACTGGATGAACGCAGCTGTGCCGCGGGTGCCAGGCCCCCAGCCTCCCCTGAACCCTGCCACGGCACCCCATGCCCCCCATAGTGAGTATGGGGGAGCCCACGGGGAGGGTTAGGGTACTGGAAACACAGCAGTTGCCCCCAGAATCTTACCTGAACTCTGCACTCAACGCAACATCTCCTGGCTGCAGAGAGACAACATTAGATTAGAAAGGCAGACATTCGGTAGGCAGCAAGAAAGCCATGGCAGGCTGAGCCCCCCAGGAACCCAGACTCCAAACGCCAAACGTGCCCACTCTCCTCTGAGGCCCCCACGTCCAGTGTGTCTTCCATCTCTGCTGCCACGGCAGCCCCACACATCTCATCTATGTCTCCGCCTCTTCCCTGCCCTGCTGGTGCCTGCAGCTGGGAGGCTGGCGAGTGGACATCCTGCAGCCGCTCCTGTGGCCCCGGCACCCAGCACCGCCAGCTGCAGTGCCGGCAGGAATTTGGGGGGGGTGGCTCCTCGGTGCCCCCGGAGCGCTGTGGACATCTCCCCCGGCCCAACATCACCCAGTCTTGCCAGCTGCGCCTCTGTGGCCATTGGGAAGTTGGCTCTCCTTGGAGCCAGGTGAGTTTGCCCAGGCAAGGAGGTGCTGGGGAGGGGAATGGGCACAGGTGAACAACAGCAGTGgtttttcaacttctttttcaTCAGCAGAAACTATTTACAAACAGGGTTTCATATGGACCCCCAATATAGAAGTCAGATAAGGGACTGAACCAGGGACTGGGGGCCCAGGGCCCTAGGGCTCAGCCTCCTCCTCAGCCCACGAAGCCATGTGACTGCTGGGCTGGGGATCGAAGGCAGAGCCTGGTTCTGAAGCCTAGAGCTGGAAGCTGGCTGAGAAGGTCTGGGAAGCCCAGCTCCCTGGATTCCCCTCGCCCCCTCAGTGCTCCGTGCGGTGCGGCCGGGGCCAGAGAAGCCGGCAGGTTCGCTGTGTTGGGAACAATGGTGATGAAGTGAGCGAGCAGGAGTGTGCGTCAGGCCCCCCGCAGCCCCCCAGCAGAGAGGCCTGTGACATGGGGCCCTGTACTACTGCCTGGTTCCACAGCGACTGGAGCTCCAAGGTGAGCCCGGAACCCCCAGCCATATCCTGCATCCTGGGTAACCACGCCCAGGACACCTCAGCCTTTCCAGCATAGCTCAATAAACTTGTATTGATCAAGCGCCTGCTATATGCCTGACCCTGGGAACTCAGAGATAAGTGAGAACAACTTCCATGAGGGGCCCGGCTAGGATTCCTCGTCCGGGCCTGGTACCCGGGGACATTCCCAACCACCCAGGATTCGGACCCAGGATGCGTCCCTCCCTGCCCCCCTACTGTCCCTTGTGCCAGTCACCAGCAGGCCCCTCACACAGGCCGCTCTCCTCCTCCGCAGTGCTCAGCCGAGTGTGGGACGGGAATCCAGCGGCGCTCTGTGGTCTGCCTTGGGAGTGGGGCAGCCCTCGGGCCAGGCCAGGGGGAAGCAGGAGCAGGAACTGGGCAGAGCTGTCCAACAGGAAGCCGGCCCCCTGACATGCGCGCCTGCAGCCTGGGGCCCTGTGAGAGAACTTGGCGCTGGTACACAGGGCCCTGGGGTGAGGTAAGCTGAGCGCCTGCTGAGAGCAGGAAGGGGGTGCCAGTCCCAGTGGGATTCCTTGTGGGCACTTGGGGTGCTCtctgtcctcccctcccctcatcaCCCTGCCCTCCCCCTACACTAGTGCTCCTCCGAATGTGGCTCTGGCACACAGCGTAGAGACATCATCTGTGTATCCAAACTGGGGACGGAGTTCAACGTGACTTCTCCGAGCAACTGTTCTCACCTCCCCAGGCCCCCTGCCCTGCAGCCCTGTCAAGGGCAGGCCTGCCAGGACCGATGGTTTTCCACGCCCTGGAGCCCAGTGAGTGTCTGGCTGCGCTGTCCTGCCCTGCTCAGCCTGGGCCCCTAGGGGAGGGGAGCTCCTCTCGCTGTACCCCCTCCAGGTCTCTCTGTGCCCCAGAATAAGCCCAGCCAAGCGTTACCACTGTCCTACTTCTTATAGACTTGGAGGAAAGATGGGCCCTCTCCATTTGGGATTTCACAATGTCCTAGGAGGGTCCCCACCACCACCTTTTGGGGAGAGAGGTGGCAGCCAGGGGTTAAGGAGAATCCCGGGCCTGGCAAAGGTCTGATATGATGGCTGGGGTCGCCCCAGTGTTCTCGCTCCTGCCAAGGGGGAACGCAGACACGGGAGGTCCAGTGCCTGAGCACCAACCAGACCCTCAGCACCCGATGCCCTCCTCAACTGCGGCCCTCCAGGAAGCGCCCCTGTAACAGCCAACCCTGCAGCCAGCGCCCTGGTAAAGAGCCCCCTCTCCCCAATCCCCAATACAGTGGATTAGCTGAAGTATGGGAGGAGATGAGAAAGGACCAGTGGGAATGGGCAGCACACCCATTCCCAGACGGGTGGGTCCTGGTGACTCTCTTGTGCCCACTGGCCTCCTCTGTCCCCAGATGATCAATGCAAGGACAGCTCTCCACATTGCCCCCTGGTGGTACAGGCCCGGCTCTGCGTCTACCCCTACTACACAGCCACCTGTTGCCGCTCTTGCGCACATGTCCTGGAGCGGTCTCCCCAGGATCCCTCCTGAAAGGGGTCCGGGGCACCTTCACGGTTTTCTGTGCCACCATCGGTCACCCATTGATCGGCCCACTCTGAACCCCCTGGCTCTCCAGCCTGTCCCAGTCTCAGCAGGGATGTCCTCCAGGTGACAGAGGGTGGCAAGGTGACTGACACAAAGTGACTTTCAGGGCTGTGGTCAGGCCCATGTGGTGGTGTGATGGGTGTGTGCACATATGCCTCAGGTGTGCTTTTGGGACTGCATGGATATGTGTGTGCTCAAACGTGTATCACTTTTCAAAAAGAGGTTACACAGACTGAGAAGGACAAGACCTGTTTCCTTGAGACTTTCCTAGGTGGAAAGGAAAGCAAGTCTGCAGTTCCTTGCTAATCTGAGCTACTTAGAGTGTGGTCTCCCCACCAACTCCAGTTTTGTGCCCTAAGCCTCATTTCTCATGTTCAGACCTCACATCTTCTAAGCCGCCCTGTGTCTCTGACCCCTTCTCATTTGCCTAGTAtctctgcccctgcctccctAATTAGCTAGGGCTGGGGTCAGCCACTGCCAATCCTGCCTTACTcaggaaggcaggaggaaagaGACTGCCTCTCCAGAGCAAGGCCCAGCTGGGCAGAGGGTGAAAAAGAGAAATGTGAGCATCCGCTCCCCCACCACCCCGCCCAGCCCCTAGCCCCACTCCCTGCCTCCTGAAATGGTTCCCACCcagaactaatttattttttattaaagatggTCATGACAAATGAGAAATGAGCTCTTCCTTGTCGGCTATGGACCCCTCAGCAGTGTGAAGGCAGAAGGTAGGGTGGGCAGGGGAACAGCATTAGAGCCCAGGAGAGTTTGGGTCAGAGAATCCCCGCCAGCCCCAGGCCCTGCAGGCTGGTCATGGGCCACTAGAGGTCACCAGTTCTCCCATTTGAGGTGTGGGGCGCTGGGTTCCAGAGCTGAAGGAAGGGCTGCGCGGCCGCGGTGCGCTTTTTGGTGGGTCGAGTCTCTCTGGGAAGTCTCCGGGTATCTGCGCCTTTCCGCTGGGGCCTGAGCGAAGGGCAGTTGGCTTGTCGAAGCTCTTTTTTCCTGTTCCCTTTCTCTAGCCCTGCCTTCTGTCTCCCTTTCTGCCGTACGCATATCCCTACGCTCTGGGGCTTCTTctggggtggggaaagggaagggattCCTGCCCCGAGCCCTtcccctggaggaggaggagcccgGCCCGGCTCCAGGGCCCTGGgcggggctgagggaggagcGGGGCAGCACTGGATGTCCTGCCAAAGCCACATTCCTCAGAGATGGCTCAGCCtggcctccttcctcctcctactCGCTTCTCTCAAGGTAGAGAACTTGCTAGAGGCGGCCTGAGAGGGGCAGGCCTTTGCCATCACATCCTCTCCCAGACCCCTGCCATTCGGAGACTGAGGCCGAGTCTCTCCTGGAAGCCGGGCTGCCCAGGAGGGGCGGTGCCGCAGGAGCGCCCCCGCTCGCGACTCCACAAGCCCAGCTGAGCACGGCCGGGAATACGGGGCCTGCGGAAACAGTGAACTCAGTGGCTGCTGTTTTCTGAGCACCTGAACCCTGTGGGGGACGACAGAGTTGCCCGAGGCGGCAGGATGTCCCCACACTCGCGGTCCCCCGCACATCTTCCTGTTGCTTTGGGACTCGGGCTTTCTCTGGGTTGAAAGTGGCTGAGAAGGAAGAATTTGGACATCTTAAGAGGAGAGCGAGTGGGGAAGGAGGCAAAAGGGAATGGAGAAGGAAGATAAAACTGACGTCAGCCCAGGGCAGGGAGCGAGGAAAGGGGGCCACAAGGAAAGCCCAGTTCCAACGTCTCTGCTGAGCCTAAAGAGGCCTCAGCAGGGAATCACAGATGTGGGGGGCCAGGGAAACGGGATCCGAGCCCGCCCAGTAGGTATAGAAGGCCGAAGGCAGAGTCCTGAGACccagggaggggtggggtggaggctggggcCCTCCCAGCGATTCCTGGAAGCCCAGAGCTGGGCGGTGCCGGCTCAGCTGACTTCCCCGAAGCTCCCCTCCCTCTGCTCAGGGCTGTTGCTGGGCAGGTTTGGCGTTTGCCCTGAGCCTGAGAACCAATCGCAGGTGGAGGTGCGGTCGCAGCCCCTCGCAGGGCTCCCCGGCTTCAGCAccccctttctctttctgcccGCCCATGAGCTCCCTCTCGGCCTCCAGCCTCTGACCTCTCAGGAGGTGGGCTCTCCTCTGGGGGTCTGCTCCCTTTCCCCTCTTATTTTAGAGCTAGGACTCAGTGCAGCCCCTAAGGATTCCTTCCTCTGGTCACTGAGGTCATTATGGGGTCAATGCGGAAGTTCTCAGGAAAGGGAACCCGACCCCAAGCAATCCCTTTTCTTGGCCCCGTAGAGGGGAGTAGTGTGGCCAGACACCTGTTCGCTGACCTCTGAAACCCTCTGGGGGGACTTGGGAGAGCAGAAGCTGCAGCCTGAGGGCAGAGGAATGTGGGGAGGGCCCCTGGGTTTGGTGCACTAGTGGGAATTTAGGGAAGGACTCAGAGGAACTGGACCCCTGAGAATTGAGATGAGGGTGGGGTGGTGATAGGAACAAACTTGATATGCACAAGAGAGATCAAGCATGCAAAAGGCCTGCAAATTGTTGAGGATGCCTCCTTTCTGAGGgtgtgctgggggagggggtTGTGGTTTGAGTATCAGTGACACTAGGGGTGATCTGTGCTCTCACAAGTTCAGCTGGGTCAGgattcctctcccctccccctcccagctTCCCCAGGGTAAATACCCACCCAATTTAAGTTGCAGCTTTTGGACTAAATTTAGCTCCTGGacttccccaacccccaggcctcCCTGTAAGCAGGTGCTCACAGCTGCAGCATGGGTCTGGTGGAGAGTTTGAACCTTCTCCTCACCTCCACTCATCCAGATTCCACCTTTCTGGTAACTAGGAGTGAAGCAGAGCACAGGAATCCAGTGGCTGGCCCAGGGCATAAGTGTCTCAGCCTTAAGCCACCTTCTCCCAGGAAACCTGTAAGAGAAGAGCTCTGGTGGGAGACTCTAGATGGACATGGAGGGTGGTGGGGTGTAGAGAGAACAAGATGCCAGGAGAGCCTCCCTCCAGATTCTCTCCAGCCAGACCCTCTCTCATTCCTTGCTCTCCCCTTGTCCCCAGGTTTACAAATAGAGACTTCATGTTAGCATCTTCCCCACCAGAGTAAACTGACCCAGGAAGCCCTCTCCTCTCTTTGAACCATGGAGAATCATGCTACCGTAGAAATTATGGTTTGGGGAGGTGTGTGTTTCAAGTAGAGGTGGTTTGCCACAGGTAGGTGATGAAGAGCTGTCAGCTTTAAAGGGCAGAGACACCGTCTAAAGGAAGTAGAAAGCCTCAGGAAAGTACCTAAGTCTAAGTCTGTCaacaagagacagaaaaagtTTGGGTTAACCTCAAAGTAGCCAGCATAAACCCTGAATCTGACTTTTGGGCTTCCTGACCTAGGAGACTGGGAAAACTCAAGAGGGTGTTTCAGGGCTGAGTCTGAAGGAAGAAAGGATTTGAGGGAGGAATGTATAAGATTAGTCCAAAACAAGGTATGCACGAGATATGGCAGTCAGATGCCAGGGAGCCATCAGCTCTGCCAGCTGAAGGGGAGGTGCAGAGTTGGCTGGAAGCTGGCCAGAGCAGAGCATTTCTCCTGTGAGCACTGGAGAGCTGTGCTGAGAGGCCTGGGAAGAGCCCTGTGCTGGGGGAGGAAGGCTAGGTTGGGTCGGCATGTTTGTGTGCTGTACTCTTCTGAGCCTTACCTGAATCTCTTGAGATAGCTCCACTGAACTTTGagtgaagaggaaaagaaactgGGGGAAAGAGGGTGGGATTATAAAAAAAGGAGCAGACTGTACCCCTGGGATCCCTAGGCTAAAAGGCCCTCCCCTTGATGAGACAGGCAGAGATCATCTCCCCTGGAACAAGGTCACCCTTCCTCTCTCCCATCGCTACATTCCTCTCCTCCTTACTGTTGACTATTGGTTGCCTGCCTCTTTCATCACAAAATGAGACTCCTCTTTAGCTTTAGTAGAGGGTTGGGCAAACTTTTTCTCTACAGGAGTAGATGATAAATATGTTAGGCTTTGCAGGACCTATCATCTCTGTTGCAGCTTCTCTACTGTAGCAGCacaaagcagccatagacaataagtaaacaaatgggCGTAGCTGTGTTCCAATCAGACTTGTGAcactaaagttttaaatttttctttttttttttttgagacaggatcttgctttgttgcccagggtagagtgcggGGGTggggcgcaatcatagctcactgcagttttgacctccagggctctagccatcctcctgcctcagcctcccaagtagctgggaccacaggtgcaggtcaccacacccagctaattaaaaaatttttttttgtagagacaaggtctcactgtgttgcccaggctggtcctgaactactaggctcaagcagttctcccacctcagcctcccaaagtgctggaattacaggcatgagccactgtgcccggcccatttttttcaaccatttaaaaataccaaaatgatTCTTAGCTTGTGggccatacaaaaacaggcagcagggcAAATTTGGCAGGGAGGTGGTTTCTGACCCTGGGGATTTTTCCTAACTGGTGACTTCTGCTCTGCCTAGCCATAGAAAGTCCtgtttgtgtctcttccaggcctCAAAATACAGCTGTAGAACCTTTTAATTCAACATACTCTACTGATGCCTGGTTCTTAATTGCTTCTCCTAGGGAATTTAAGGACTTGAAAATGGTTAATAGAGTAAACCCTTAAGGGACAGTCCTGAAACTCCTTCTATTTGTGTAGTGCTTTAAGGTAAAAGCACAAAGCACGTGTATCAATAGTCTCTCTTTAAATCTTTGCGGTAATAAGATAGCTGACAGTATCGTTAAGTCCTGTTTATAGGGGAGAAAATTAAGGCTTCAGATCtagtttcttcacttttttttttttttttagatggagttttgctcttgttgcccaggctggggtgcaatggtgtgatctcggctcactgcaacctccgcctcccgggttcaagcaattctactcactcagcctcccaagtagctgggactacaggcatgtgtcaccacgcctggctaatgttgtatttttaatagagacagggtttcaccatgttggtcagggtggtctcgaactcctgacctcaagtgatccactcgcctcggcctcccgaagtgttggcattacaggcaccacgcctggccaaaaacacttttaaaaatttatttttggttagacacggtggctcacgcctgtaatcccagcactttaagagaggccaaggcagggagatcacctaagtccaggagttgaagaccatcctggccaacacagtgagaccctgtttccatttatgtaaaaataaaagaatttttaaaaattatatgtatatttttaagagacagggtctcactatgttgcctaggctagacttgaactcctaagctcaagcaatcctcccgcctcagcttcttgaatagCTGGGCCTATGGGGTGCctggcttccttcttttctcttttttttttttttttttttgagacagggtcttgctgtgtcatcaggctgaaatgcagtggcacaatcacagctcactgcagcctcaacttcctaggctcaagtgatcctcctgcctcagtctccctagtagctacGACTACTGGCCATGAGCCTTCTATTACTCAGTTTCATTCACACGGGGCATCttgttatcaaaataattttggcCTCAATGATCCAAACCttgaatagttttttgttttgttttgttttgttttgttttgagacagagtctcgcttggtcacccaggctggagtgcagtggtgcaatttcggatcactgcaacctcctggcttcaagtgattctcctgcctcagcctcctgagtagctgggactacaggcacgcaccatcatgcctggctaatttttgtatttttaatagagaaggggtttcgccatgttggccaggctggtcttgagctcctggcctcaagtgatctgcctgccttggcctcccaaagtgctgggattacaggcatgagccactgtgcccagcccaaacctTGAATAGTTTTAAGTgttcttgctgttttttttcaaatgtctttcaGGACTTTTCAGCTAAAATTCTGTTTAAACTTTTTCAGACTTTCAAGAAATTAGAAATGCTTTCAAATTCATGATAGTTTTGTGTCATTTATACCCAATCCAGACTTATTTAGACCAAACAGCCTTTTTTTCCTACCagtgttttccaatttttatcttaagaggcagggtcttgctatgttgcccatgctggagggcggtggctattcacaggtgcaattcTACTACTGAtgagcacaggagttttgacCAGCTCTATTTCCAACGTAGGCaggttcacccctccttaggcaacctggtggtcccccaCTCCCAAGAAGTCACCATATTGATGCGGAACTTAGCATGAACACCAGATCAACATAGCGCACTATAGCcctgaactccagggctcaagtgattcttctgccttagcctccagaatatctgggactacaagcgcgtgcaactgcgcctggccaattttcctGGGTCCAGGAAATGACAGTATTCCTGGTCTTTGTTTAAGGTACACTGTCTTGCAAACATAGGCTTATGTATAATGGTAAGC
Protein-coding regions in this window:
- the ADAMTSL4 gene encoding ADAMTS-like protein 4 isoform X1 is translated as MLAPRRAPSTPRCLRSFCDQSAPASPWGSRGGAMENWTGRPWLYLLLLLSLPQLCLDQEVLSGHSLQTPTEEGQGPEGVWGPWVQWASCSQPCGVGVQRRSRTCQLPTVQLHPSLPLPPRPPRHPEALLPRGQGPRPQTSPETLPLYRTQSRGRGGPLRGPASHLGREETQEIRAARRSRLRDPIKPGMFGYGRVPFALPLHRNRRHPRSPPRSELSLISSRGEEAIPSPTPRAEPFSANGSPQTELPPTELSVHTPSPQAEPLSPETAQTEVAPRTRPAPLRHHPRAQASGTEPPSPTHSLGEGGFFRASPQPRRPSSQGWASPQVAGRRPDPFPSVPRGRGQQGQGPWGTGGTPHGPRLEPDPQHPGAWLPLLSNGPHASSLWSLFAPSSPIPRCSGESEQLRACSQAPCPPEQPDPRALQCAAFNSQEFMGQLYQWEPFTEAPLLPLRHAFFLLPGAGSGDSTGVQGSQRCELNCRPRGFRFYVRHTEKVQDGTLCQPGAPDICVAGRCLSPGCDGILGSGRRPDGCGVCGGDDSTCRLVSGNLTDRGGPLGYQKILWIPAGALRLQIAQLRPSSNYLALRGPGGRSIINGNWAVDPPGSYRAGGTVFRYNRPPREEGKGESLSAEGPTTQPVDVYMIFQEENPGVFYQYVISSPPPILENPTPEPPVPQLQPEILRVEPPLAPAPRPARTPGTLQRQVRIPQMPAPPHPRTPLGSPAAYWKRVGHSACSASCGKGVWRPIFLCISRESGEELDERSCAAGARPPASPEPCHGTPCPPYWEAGEWTSCSRSCGPGTQHRQLQCRQEFGGGGSSVPPERCGHLPRPNITQSCQLRLCGHWEVGSPWSQCSVRCGRGQRSRQVRCVGNNGDEVSEQECASGPPQPPSREACDMGPCTTAWFHSDWSSKCSAECGTGIQRRSVVCLGSGAALGPGQGEAGAGTGQSCPTGSRPPDMRACSLGPCERTWRWYTGPWGECSSECGSGTQRRDIICVSKLGTEFNVTSPSNCSHLPRPPALQPCQGQACQDRWFSTPWSPCSRSCQGGTQTREVQCLSTNQTLSTRCPPQLRPSRKRPCNSQPCSQRPDDQCKDSSPHCPLVVQARLCVYPYYTATCCRSCAHVLERSPQDPS
- the ADAMTSL4 gene encoding ADAMTS-like protein 4 isoform X2, whose translation is MLAPRRAPSTPRCLRSFCDQSAPASPWGSRGGAMENWTGRPWLYLLLLLSLPQLCLDQEVLSGHSLQTPTEEGQGPEGVWGPWVQWASCSQPCGVGVQRRSRTCQLPTVQLHPSLPLPPRPPRHPEALLPRGQGPRPQTSPETLPLYRTQSRGRGGPLRGPASHLGREETQEIRAARRSRLRDPIKPGMFGYGRVPFALPLHRNRRHPRSPPRSELSLISSRGEEAIPSPTPRAEPFSANGSPQTELPPTELSVHTPSPQAEPLSPETAQTEVAPRTRPAPLRHHPRAQASGTEPPSPTHSLGEGGFFRASPQPRRPSSQGWASPQVAGRRPDPFPSVPRGRGQQGQGPWGTGGTPHGPRLEPDPQHPGAWLPLLSNGPHASSLWSLFAPSSPIPRCSGESEQLRACSQAPCPPEQPDPRALQCAAFNSQEFMGQLYQWEPFTEVQGSQRCELNCRPRGFRFYVRHTEKVQDGTLCQPGAPDICVAGRCLSPGCDGILGSGRRPDGCGVCGGDDSTCRLVSGNLTDRGGPLGYQKILWIPAGALRLQIAQLRPSSNYLALRGPGGRSIINGNWAVDPPGSYRAGGTVFRYNRPPREEGKGESLSAEGPTTQPVDVYMIFQEENPGVFYQYVISSPPPILENPTPEPPVPQLQPEILRVEPPLAPAPRPARTPGTLQRQVRIPQMPAPPHPRTPLGSPAAYWKRVGHSACSASCGKGVWRPIFLCISRESGEELDERSCAAGARPPASPEPCHGTPCPPYWEAGEWTSCSRSCGPGTQHRQLQCRQEFGGGGSSVPPERCGHLPRPNITQSCQLRLCGHWEVGSPWSQCSVRCGRGQRSRQVRCVGNNGDEVSEQECASGPPQPPSREACDMGPCTTAWFHSDWSSKCSAECGTGIQRRSVVCLGSGAALGPGQGEAGAGTGQSCPTGSRPPDMRACSLGPCERTWRWYTGPWGECSSECGSGTQRRDIICVSKLGTEFNVTSPSNCSHLPRPPALQPCQGQACQDRWFSTPWSPCSRSCQGGTQTREVQCLSTNQTLSTRCPPQLRPSRKRPCNSQPCSQRPDDQCKDSSPHCPLVVQARLCVYPYYTATCCRSCAHVLERSPQDPS